One genomic window of Streptomyces spiramyceticus includes the following:
- a CDS encoding DUF1990 family protein, translated as MSTLNYPEVGGTRQSVLPAGYNHLHHRTRIGTGRPAFEAAGAAVTTWRLHRESGVRVRADAVRAEPGAAVECAIGVGPLRVAAPCEVVWTAYETDRTGFAYGTTGGHPECGEESFVVELADDGTVWFTVTAFSRPGRWYTRLAGPIVPVCQRWYARRLGATLRRIAAG; from the coding sequence ATGAGCACCCTCAACTACCCCGAGGTCGGCGGCACCCGCCAGAGCGTTCTGCCCGCCGGGTACAACCACCTCCACCACCGCACCCGGATCGGCACCGGCCGCCCGGCCTTCGAAGCGGCGGGTGCGGCAGTGACCACCTGGCGACTGCACCGGGAGTCGGGCGTACGGGTGCGTGCCGACGCGGTACGGGCCGAGCCGGGCGCGGCCGTCGAGTGCGCGATCGGCGTGGGGCCGCTGCGGGTCGCGGCGCCGTGCGAGGTGGTCTGGACGGCGTACGAGACGGACAGGACGGGGTTCGCCTACGGGACGACCGGGGGCCATCCGGAGTGCGGCGAGGAGTCGTTCGTCGTCGAGCTGGCGGACGACGGGACGGTGTGGTTCACGGTCACCGCGTTCAGCAGGCCGGGGCGGTGGTACACGCGGCTGGCGGGGCCCATCGTGCCTGTTTGCCAACGCTGGTACGCGCGACGGCTGGGCGCGACGCTGCGGCGGATCGCGGCGGGGTAG
- a CDS encoding YndJ family protein: MSALVNLIVMLGMLVVVPMGLRLIGSPRLARITRLWPLLAVPGAVALWLPRGGTATALAVVYALGTLALALHAPPRLARTRSLAPAEIAVLTALVTPSVAGLALVAERSGHELFGFDLEILALTVPHFHFAGFAAALVAGLVCRAVPGRPAGRFAALSVPLGTLLVLAGYFIDDWAELAGALVLTAGMWAVALLTWQDVRDDRQDRTTRALLAVSATVLVATMLLALSWALGEATGIPHPTLTWMAATHGLGNALGFALCAVLAWRRLKETTTA; encoded by the coding sequence ATGTCCGCACTGGTCAACCTGATCGTGATGCTCGGCATGCTCGTCGTCGTGCCCATGGGCCTGCGCCTGATCGGCTCGCCCCGTCTCGCCCGCATCACGCGCCTCTGGCCGCTGCTCGCGGTGCCCGGAGCCGTCGCCCTGTGGCTGCCGCGCGGCGGGACCGCGACCGCGCTCGCCGTCGTGTACGCGCTGGGCACGCTAGCCCTCGCGCTGCACGCCCCGCCACGGCTCGCCCGTACGCGCTCGCTCGCCCCGGCCGAGATCGCCGTGCTCACCGCGCTCGTGACGCCGTCGGTCGCGGGGCTCGCGCTCGTCGCGGAACGGTCGGGCCACGAGCTGTTCGGCTTCGACCTGGAGATCCTGGCGCTCACCGTGCCGCATTTCCACTTCGCCGGTTTCGCGGCGGCGCTGGTGGCCGGGCTCGTCTGCCGGGCGGTCCCCGGCCGGCCCGCCGGCCGCTTCGCCGCGCTGAGCGTGCCGCTCGGCACGCTGCTCGTCCTCGCCGGGTACTTCATCGACGACTGGGCCGAACTGGCGGGGGCGCTCGTACTGACCGCGGGCATGTGGGCGGTCGCCCTGCTGACGTGGCAGGACGTACGCGACGATCGGCAGGACCGGACCACGAGGGCGCTGCTCGCCGTCTCGGCGACCGTACTCGTCGCGACCATGCTGCTCGCCCTGAGCTGGGCGCTCGGCGAGGCAACCGGAATCCCGCACCCCACCCTGACCTGGATGGCCGCGACCCACGGCCTGGGAAACGCCCTCGGCTTCGCACTCTGCGCGGTGCTGGCCTGGCGACGACTCAAGGAGACGACAACAGCATGA
- a CDS encoding DUF6777 domain-containing protein, producing MRSPRRRPALAAAVVAAGLAAAGCGGGNGRSADDAMAPQEVILQPAAAPGPDPFTESTARKSAETVPAPSTDRNPSPVSSTSPVAQELSSIPGSTPGLYGGTHSVASCDVERQIHFLTEDSARRRVFAQVSGVDPNGVPGYLRGLTPVVLRADARVTNHGYTSGTATGFQAVLQAGTAVLVDAHGAPRVRCACGNPLLPPTSGTGKVMHRGQPWPGYRPDRVAVVKPVTQPIDVLMIVDVVSNTWIERKAGDDCRQDRTSDAGPIPPPPSNDVLPPPPGGDGAS from the coding sequence GTGCGCTCACCCAGACGTCGGCCTGCCCTGGCCGCCGCGGTCGTGGCCGCCGGACTCGCCGCCGCCGGATGCGGCGGCGGGAACGGCAGGAGCGCCGACGACGCGATGGCACCGCAGGAGGTGATCCTCCAGCCGGCCGCGGCACCGGGCCCCGACCCCTTCACGGAGTCGACGGCCAGGAAGAGCGCCGAAACCGTCCCGGCGCCGAGCACGGACAGGAATCCGAGCCCGGTGAGCAGTACGTCGCCCGTGGCGCAGGAGCTGAGCAGCATCCCCGGTTCGACACCCGGCCTGTACGGCGGCACGCACTCCGTCGCCAGCTGCGATGTCGAGCGGCAAATCCACTTCCTCACCGAGGACTCCGCCAGGCGCCGCGTCTTCGCCCAGGTGAGCGGCGTAGACCCCAATGGCGTCCCCGGCTACCTGCGCGGCCTCACCCCGGTCGTCCTGCGCGCCGATGCCCGCGTGACGAATCATGGCTACACCAGCGGCACCGCCACCGGTTTCCAGGCCGTACTCCAGGCCGGCACCGCGGTGCTCGTCGACGCCCACGGGGCGCCGCGCGTGCGGTGCGCCTGCGGAAACCCGCTGCTTCCGCCCACCAGCGGCACAGGAAAGGTGATGCACCGGGGGCAGCCGTGGCCGGGATACCGGCCCGACCGGGTCGCGGTCGTCAAGCCCGTGACGCAGCCGATCGACGTCCTGATGATCGTCGACGTCGTCAGCAACACCTGGATCGAGCGCAAGGCGGGCGACGACTGCCGCCAGGACAGGACATCCGACGCGGGGCCGATCCCACCACCGCCCTCGAACGACGTACTGCCTCCTCCGCCGGGCGGCGACGGCGCCTCCTGA
- a CDS encoding SpoIIE family protein phosphatase → MVDREVSSLSLPDDWPAHPDLSMALNRMGCFDWDLDSGLLYMDEAALDVFDMAHDEYSGRPEDLASRVTPSEGARLDALVAEALKNGSSTYGAYFRIRTREGGLRWSHTQGSIGRDSTGRPRRIIGIVRDATQELADSTARVEQDADRRRRTSVVQGTTAALAHARTVQDVIDVLNDSQGLENLGAASLVVGLVEAGRIHLVADGPYGSFVPGTRYTRIDEQYPMSEVVRTLRPRFIESAEDFADSYPILWPHIKGLGITSAAYLPLIAQARPIGAIGLLYSDRTGFTADERNVLIALGSSIAQSIQRAMLFEQDKDLAAGLQQAMLPRRIPAVPGAQIAVRYRSARLGRDIGGDWYDVIPLPGGRVGAVIGDVQGHDTHAAAVMGQLRIVLRAYAAEGHTPATVMARASVFLDELDTERFATCTYAEADLSTGVVQLVRAGHIDPLLRLADGSCRRLPVEGGMPLGLSAEFGQLEYPVTTIELDPGQTLLLCTDGLVEQPGADLDDGMQMLSAMVRTGPRDLQQLADKLCEVVDERGGEDDVALLLLRRKGADLPQTGGRLQQHVAQNDPEALSSARHMIRAAVRAWGARERSDEIELAADELMTNALLHTDGGAVITARVLTGAQRRLRVEVDDRSSVLPRRREAGEAGVSGRGLMLVDRLADVWGVESRGNGKCVWCEFVVPERH, encoded by the coding sequence ATGGTTGATCGGGAAGTGAGCTCCCTTTCGCTTCCGGACGACTGGCCCGCCCACCCGGATCTGAGCATGGCCCTCAATCGCATGGGCTGTTTCGACTGGGATCTGGACAGCGGACTGCTGTACATGGACGAGGCTGCTCTCGATGTGTTCGACATGGCTCACGACGAATACAGCGGCCGTCCGGAGGACCTCGCGTCACGTGTGACGCCGAGCGAGGGTGCCCGGCTCGACGCGCTCGTCGCCGAAGCGCTCAAGAACGGCAGTTCCACCTACGGTGCCTACTTCCGCATACGCACCCGCGAGGGGGGCCTGCGATGGAGCCACACCCAGGGCTCCATCGGCCGTGACAGCACCGGCCGCCCCCGCCGCATCATCGGCATCGTCCGCGACGCCACCCAGGAGCTCGCCGACTCGACCGCCCGCGTCGAACAGGACGCGGACCGCCGCCGCAGGACCAGCGTCGTACAGGGCACCACGGCCGCCCTCGCGCACGCGCGCACCGTGCAGGACGTCATCGACGTACTCAATGACTCCCAGGGCCTGGAGAACCTCGGCGCCGCCAGTCTGGTGGTGGGCCTGGTCGAGGCGGGCCGCATCCATCTCGTCGCCGACGGCCCCTACGGTTCCTTCGTGCCGGGCACCCGCTACACCCGGATCGACGAGCAGTACCCGATGAGCGAGGTGGTCCGTACCCTCAGGCCCCGTTTCATCGAGTCGGCGGAGGACTTCGCCGACTCCTACCCGATTCTGTGGCCGCACATCAAGGGTCTCGGCATCACCTCCGCCGCCTACCTGCCGCTGATCGCCCAGGCCCGCCCCATCGGCGCGATCGGCCTCCTCTACAGCGACAGGACGGGCTTCACCGCCGACGAGCGCAATGTGCTGATCGCCCTCGGCAGCAGCATCGCGCAGAGCATCCAGCGGGCCATGCTCTTCGAGCAGGACAAGGACCTGGCGGCAGGGCTGCAGCAGGCGATGCTGCCGCGCCGTATCCCCGCCGTCCCCGGGGCGCAGATCGCGGTCCGCTACCGCTCCGCCCGCCTCGGCCGCGACATCGGCGGTGACTGGTACGACGTCATCCCGCTGCCCGGCGGCCGGGTCGGCGCGGTCATCGGCGACGTACAGGGTCATGACACGCACGCCGCCGCCGTCATGGGGCAGCTGCGCATCGTGCTGCGGGCCTACGCCGCCGAGGGGCACACCCCCGCCACCGTCATGGCCCGCGCCTCGGTGTTCCTGGACGAGCTGGACACCGAACGCTTCGCCACCTGTACGTACGCCGAGGCCGACCTGAGCACCGGCGTTGTCCAGCTCGTCCGCGCAGGGCACATCGACCCGCTGCTGCGGCTCGCCGACGGCAGCTGCCGCAGGCTGCCCGTCGAGGGCGGCATGCCGCTCGGCCTCTCCGCCGAGTTCGGGCAGCTCGAATACCCCGTCACCACCATCGAACTCGACCCGGGCCAGACCCTGCTGCTGTGCACCGACGGCCTGGTGGAACAGCCGGGCGCCGATCTCGACGACGGCATGCAGATGCTGTCCGCCATGGTCCGCACCGGGCCGCGCGACCTCCAGCAGCTCGCCGACAAGCTCTGCGAGGTCGTCGACGAGCGGGGCGGCGAGGACGATGTGGCGCTGCTGCTCCTGCGCCGCAAGGGCGCGGACCTGCCGCAGACCGGCGGGCGCCTCCAGCAGCATGTCGCGCAGAACGATCCCGAGGCGCTGAGCTCCGCGCGGCACATGATCCGGGCGGCGGTACGGGCCTGGGGTGCGCGGGAGCGCTCGGACGAGATCGAGCTGGCCGCGGACGAGCTGATGACCAACGCGCTGCTGCACACGGACGGCGGAGCTGTCATCACGGCCCGGGTGCTGACCGGGGCGCAGCGCAGGCTGCGCGTCGAGGTGGACGACCGCTCCAGTGTTCTGCCACGCCGCCGGGAGGCGGGGGAGGCGGGCGTCTCGGGGCGGGGGCTGATGCTGGTCGACCGGCTGGCGGACGTGTGGGGCGTGGAGTCGAGGGGAAACGGCAAGTGCGTCTGGTGCGAGTTCGTGGTGCCTGAGCGGCACTGA
- a CDS encoding wax ester/triacylglycerol synthase family O-acyltransferase, with protein MSTELLAPLDLAFWHLESTEHPMHLGALALFEGHADADADTVAALLAERAAAIPRLKMRVRDVLLPVGGAAWSTAKDFDVRRHVRQIRLPDGDFAAHATHIAGELMEQPLERGLPPWEMYVLTGGTAPGPFAVLVKLHHALADGMRAVAIGAGIFDQIAGARAAGARRERSVPPRSWLAGPRQVVGFARDRIEEVGRAVGIGADVLRASRLDLWGAGALAAGSSGTRRLGTAVLGLDDVLKIRRVAGGTANDVLLAVVAGALRRWMLERGEPLPGADPRALVPVSRRRPGSPAGSGNKLSAYLLGLPVSEPDAWARLTSVRAAMDRNKAQGPGRGAGAVAVLADQLPPLAHRFGAPIAGSAARLLFDVLVTSVPLPRSTLSLGGSPLRQIYPMAPLARGQSLAVALSTYGGQVHVGLVADAKAVPDLDRLAGSMNDELAALLRAATG; from the coding sequence TTGAGCACCGAGCTTCTGGCACCTCTTGACCTGGCGTTCTGGCACCTCGAATCCACCGAGCACCCGATGCACCTCGGCGCGCTCGCCCTCTTCGAGGGCCATGCCGACGCCGATGCCGACACGGTCGCTGCGCTCCTCGCCGAGCGCGCCGCCGCGATTCCCCGGCTGAAAATGCGCGTACGCGACGTCCTGCTGCCTGTCGGCGGCGCGGCCTGGTCCACGGCCAAGGACTTCGACGTACGCCGCCACGTCCGGCAGATCCGGCTCCCCGACGGCGACTTCGCCGCCCACGCCACCCACATCGCCGGGGAACTGATGGAACAGCCGCTCGAACGCGGCCTGCCGCCCTGGGAGATGTACGTCCTCACGGGCGGCACCGCCCCCGGCCCCTTCGCCGTCCTCGTCAAACTCCACCACGCCCTGGCCGACGGCATGCGCGCCGTCGCCATCGGCGCCGGAATCTTCGACCAGATCGCGGGCGCCCGCGCCGCCGGTGCCCGCCGCGAGCGCAGCGTGCCGCCACGGTCCTGGCTGGCGGGCCCGCGCCAGGTCGTCGGCTTCGCCCGCGACCGCATCGAGGAGGTGGGCCGGGCCGTCGGCATCGGCGCGGACGTGCTCCGGGCCAGCCGACTCGACCTGTGGGGAGCCGGGGCCCTCGCGGCCGGCTCCAGCGGAACGCGGCGGCTCGGCACCGCCGTGCTCGGCCTCGACGACGTACTCAAGATCCGCAGGGTGGCGGGAGGCACGGCCAACGACGTGCTGCTCGCCGTCGTCGCGGGCGCCCTGCGCCGCTGGATGCTGGAGCGCGGCGAGCCGCTGCCCGGCGCGGACCCGCGTGCCCTGGTGCCCGTGTCCCGGCGCCGGCCCGGCAGCCCGGCGGGCTCCGGCAACAAACTCTCCGCCTACCTCCTCGGGCTGCCCGTCTCCGAGCCGGACGCCTGGGCGCGGCTCACCTCGGTCCGCGCCGCCATGGACCGCAACAAGGCCCAGGGGCCGGGGCGCGGCGCCGGAGCGGTCGCCGTACTCGCCGATCAACTCCCGCCGCTCGCGCACCGGTTCGGCGCCCCGATCGCGGGCAGTGCGGCCCGGTTGCTCTTCGACGTCCTCGTCACGAGTGTGCCGCTGCCCCGCTCGACGCTCTCGCTGGGCGGCAGCCCGCTGCGCCAGATCTACCCGATGGCGCCGCTGGCTCGCGGCCAGTCCCTGGCCGTCGCCCTGTCGACGTACGGCGGGCAGGTGCACGTCGGCCTCGTCGCCGACGCCAAGGCGGTGCCCGACCTGGACCGGCTGGCCGGGAGCATGAACGACGAGCTGGCCGCACTCCTGCGAGCCGCCACCGGCTGA
- a CDS encoding Fpg/Nei family DNA glycosylase, whose translation MPELPEVEALREFLDAHLVRREIARVLPVAVSVLKTYDPPLSALEGATVTAVARHGKFLDIGAGGLHLVTHLARAGWLHWKDELPAAPPRPGKGPLALRVALTGGAGFDLTEAGTKKSLAVYVVRDPADVPGIARLGPDPLAEDFGRADFAALLDGERRQLKGALRDQSLIAGIGNAYSDEILHAAKMSPFRPVANLTEDEITTLYEAMRTTLAEAVERSHGLAAGRLKAEKKSGLRVHGRTGEPCPVCGDTIREVSFSDSSLQYCPTCQTGGKPLADRRLSRLLK comes from the coding sequence ATGCCTGAGCTGCCGGAAGTGGAAGCACTGCGAGAGTTCCTCGACGCGCACTTGGTCCGACGGGAGATCGCCCGGGTCCTCCCGGTCGCTGTCAGCGTCCTCAAGACGTACGACCCGCCGCTCTCCGCGCTGGAGGGCGCCACCGTCACCGCCGTCGCCCGGCACGGCAAGTTCCTCGACATCGGCGCGGGCGGCCTGCACCTGGTGACACACCTGGCCCGCGCGGGCTGGCTCCACTGGAAGGACGAACTGCCGGCCGCCCCGCCCCGCCCCGGCAAAGGCCCCCTGGCCCTGCGCGTCGCCCTCACCGGCGGGGCGGGCTTCGACCTCACCGAGGCGGGCACGAAGAAGAGCCTCGCCGTGTACGTCGTACGCGACCCCGCCGACGTACCCGGCATCGCACGGCTGGGCCCGGACCCGCTGGCCGAGGACTTCGGCCGCGCCGACTTCGCGGCGCTGCTCGACGGTGAACGGCGCCAGCTCAAGGGCGCGTTGCGCGACCAGAGCCTCATCGCCGGGATCGGCAACGCGTACAGCGACGAGATCCTGCACGCCGCGAAGATGTCCCCGTTCAGGCCCGTCGCGAACCTCACCGAGGACGAGATCACGACGCTGTACGAGGCGATGCGCACCACGCTGGCGGAGGCGGTCGAGCGCTCGCACGGGCTCGCCGCGGGCCGGCTGAAGGCGGAGAAGAAGAGCGGACTGAGGGTCCACGGCCGGACCGGCGAACCGTGCCCGGTCTGCGGCGACACCATCCGGGAAGTGTCCTTCAGCGACTCGTCGCTGCAGTACTGCCCGACGTGCCAGACGGGCGGCAAGCCACTCGCGGACCGTCGGCTGTCGAGGCTGCTCAAGTAA
- a CDS encoding zf-HC2 domain-containing protein has translation MSPKQRHRDVGAYALGVLDPADSFRFEEHLADCATCAVRLSEFAGLESALAAFAHPAGAHGVLLPEPPRPTLLNQLLDAIETGRRRSGRRRLRLISAAAALIIAAPVAVLGLQTQDPGDDSVRRYAATDPATGVSATVALQERGWGSGVGLELARVKGPLTCKLVAVGKDGKEQTVTTWAVPAGGYGFPDTRGHEDPLRTEGGAALHGAEIDRFEVRTLDGMRLVTIEA, from the coding sequence ATGAGCCCGAAGCAGCGGCATCGGGACGTCGGCGCGTACGCGCTCGGTGTCCTCGATCCAGCGGATTCGTTCCGTTTCGAGGAACACCTGGCCGACTGCGCCACCTGCGCCGTACGGCTCAGTGAGTTCGCCGGACTCGAATCGGCGCTGGCCGCGTTCGCGCACCCTGCCGGCGCCCACGGCGTCCTCCTGCCGGAGCCGCCCAGGCCCACGCTGCTCAACCAGCTGCTGGACGCGATCGAGACGGGGCGGCGGCGCAGTGGCAGGCGCCGTTTGCGGCTGATCTCCGCGGCGGCGGCGCTGATCATCGCCGCACCGGTGGCGGTGCTGGGCCTTCAGACCCAGGATCCCGGGGATGATTCGGTACGCCGGTACGCCGCCACGGACCCGGCAACGGGCGTCTCGGCAACCGTCGCACTCCAGGAGCGGGGCTGGGGGTCGGGGGTCGGCCTCGAACTGGCGCGGGTGAAGGGCCCTTTGACGTGCAAGCTCGTAGCGGTCGGCAAGGACGGCAAGGAGCAGACGGTCACCACGTGGGCGGTGCCCGCCGGCGGTTACGGCTTCCCGGACACCAGGGGCCACGAGGATCCACTGCGCACGGAGGGCGGCGCCGCGCTGCACGGCGCCGAGATAGACCGCTTCGAGGTGCGCACACTGGACGGGATGCGCCTGGTCACGATCGAAGCGTGA
- a CDS encoding LytR/AlgR family response regulator transcription factor, whose product MLRALAVDDERPALEELLYLLRADPRVRSAEGATDATETLRRINRALDAGPDGDDAIDVVFLDIHMAGLTGLDVARLLAGFARPPLIVFVTAHEGFAVQAFDLKAVDYVLKPVRRERLAEAVRRVCDQVESARAPAPALPPQPGTVDHIPVELGGVTRFIPIDDIAYVEAQGDYARLHTPAGSHLVRIPLSTLEERWAARGFVRIHRRHLVALARIDELRLDAGATSVRVGEAELAVSRRHARELRDLLMLPRSRPKGTGGTPTASG is encoded by the coding sequence ATGTTGCGTGCACTGGCTGTCGACGACGAACGACCGGCGCTGGAGGAGCTCCTCTACCTGCTGCGCGCCGATCCCCGGGTCCGCAGCGCGGAAGGGGCCACCGACGCCACCGAGACACTGCGCCGGATCAACCGCGCGCTCGACGCGGGCCCCGACGGCGACGACGCCATCGACGTCGTCTTCCTCGACATCCACATGGCCGGGCTCACCGGACTCGATGTCGCCAGGCTGCTCGCCGGATTCGCCAGGCCGCCGCTCATCGTCTTCGTCACCGCCCACGAGGGGTTCGCCGTCCAGGCCTTCGACCTCAAGGCCGTCGACTACGTCCTCAAGCCGGTCCGCAGGGAGCGACTCGCCGAGGCCGTACGCCGCGTCTGCGACCAGGTGGAATCGGCACGGGCTCCAGCGCCGGCCCTGCCACCGCAGCCAGGCACCGTTGACCACATCCCCGTCGAACTGGGTGGAGTAACCCGCTTCATCCCGATCGACGACATCGCGTACGTCGAGGCCCAGGGCGACTACGCCCGCCTCCACACGCCCGCCGGCAGCCACCTCGTGCGCATCCCGCTCTCCACCCTGGAGGAGCGCTGGGCCGCCCGCGGCTTCGTCCGGATACACCGCCGCCACCTCGTCGCCCTGGCCCGCATCGACGAACTGCGGCTGGACGCGGGGGCAACGAGCGTACGGGTCGGCGAAGCCGAACTCGCGGTGAGCCGCCGCCACGCCCGCGAGCTCCGCGACCTGCTGATGCTCCCCCGCAGCCGCCCCAAGGGCACGGGAGGTACCCCGACCGCGAGCGGCTGA
- a CDS encoding cation acetate symporter, whose translation MNQAYAVAAVTVVVLATVLIGALGLRISRTTSDFYVASRSVKPGLNAAAISGEYLSAASFLGVAGLVLLQGPEMLWYPVGYTAGYLVLLVLVAAPLRRSGAYTLSDFAEARLESPQVRRLASLFVVGIGWLYLLPQLQGAGLTLEILTGAPDWVGGLVVAVVVTGAVAAGGMRSITFVQAFQYWLKLTALLVPALFLVVAWLGDDAPRARFAEPATFREHTVVTIDDTVRIDLDRPLRVTVTGSVDDRRYHRQPLGLDAGVHLIGAGTTLGFPADAQVPEKAAAEGAGASSWSQPLASSREEHPLYATYGLILATFLGTMGLPHVAVRFYTSPNGTAARRTTLVVLGLVGAFYLLPPVYGALGRIYAPELSLTGEADAAVLVLPDRIIGGVGGDLLGALLAGGAFAAFLSTASGLTMSVAGVLTQDVLPARGVRHFRLATVLAMAVPLALSIVTVNVPVADAVGLAFAVSASSFCPLLVLGIWWRGLTPPGAVAGLVVGGGAALTAVMTTRAGLPAGGWSHSLLAWPAVWSVPLGFLTMVLVSLATRDRIPAGTAATLARLHLPEELMAKADTGLSVNGER comes from the coding sequence GTGAACCAGGCGTACGCGGTGGCCGCCGTCACCGTCGTCGTGCTCGCCACCGTGCTCATCGGCGCCCTCGGCCTGCGCATATCCCGTACCACCTCCGACTTCTACGTCGCCTCCCGCAGTGTCAAGCCCGGCCTCAACGCCGCCGCCATCAGCGGCGAATACCTCTCCGCCGCCTCCTTCCTCGGCGTCGCCGGACTCGTCCTCCTCCAGGGCCCCGAAATGCTCTGGTACCCGGTCGGCTACACCGCCGGCTATCTCGTCCTCCTCGTCCTCGTCGCAGCCCCGCTGCGCCGCTCCGGGGCGTACACGCTCTCCGACTTCGCCGAGGCGAGGCTCGAATCGCCGCAGGTCCGCAGGCTCGCCAGCCTTTTCGTCGTCGGCATCGGCTGGCTCTACCTGCTGCCCCAGCTCCAGGGCGCCGGCCTGACCCTGGAGATACTCACCGGCGCACCCGACTGGGTCGGCGGACTGGTCGTCGCGGTCGTCGTGACCGGGGCGGTGGCGGCGGGCGGGATGCGCAGCATCACCTTCGTGCAGGCCTTCCAGTACTGGCTCAAGCTCACCGCACTGCTCGTCCCCGCCCTCTTCCTCGTCGTCGCCTGGCTGGGGGACGACGCCCCGCGCGCACGGTTTGCGGAGCCCGCGACCTTCCGTGAGCACACGGTCGTGACGATCGACGACACCGTACGGATCGACCTCGACCGGCCGCTGCGCGTCACCGTGACCGGCAGCGTCGACGACCGGCGCTACCACCGGCAGCCGCTCGGCCTCGACGCCGGCGTCCATCTCATCGGCGCGGGCACGACCCTCGGCTTCCCCGCCGACGCCCAGGTCCCGGAGAAGGCCGCCGCCGAGGGGGCGGGGGCGTCCAGCTGGTCGCAGCCGCTGGCCAGCAGCCGCGAGGAGCACCCGCTGTACGCGACGTACGGGCTGATCCTCGCCACTTTCCTCGGCACGATGGGGCTGCCGCACGTCGCCGTGCGCTTCTACACCAGCCCCAACGGCACCGCGGCCCGCCGCACCACCCTTGTCGTACTCGGCCTGGTCGGAGCGTTCTACCTGCTGCCGCCGGTCTACGGAGCGCTCGGCCGGATCTACGCGCCCGAGCTGTCCCTCACCGGGGAGGCGGACGCCGCCGTTCTGGTCCTGCCCGACCGGATCATCGGCGGCGTCGGCGGCGACCTGCTGGGGGCGCTGCTCGCGGGCGGGGCGTTCGCGGCGTTCCTGTCGACCGCCTCCGGGCTGACCATGTCGGTCGCGGGCGTGCTCACCCAGGACGTCCTCCCGGCGCGCGGGGTGCGCCACTTCAGGCTCGCGACCGTCCTCGCCATGGCGGTGCCGCTCGCGCTGAGCATCGTGACCGTCAATGTGCCGGTGGCCGACGCCGTGGGCCTCGCCTTCGCCGTCTCCGCCTCCTCCTTCTGCCCGCTGCTCGTCCTCGGCATCTGGTGGCGGGGACTCACCCCGCCGGGCGCGGTGGCCGGCCTGGTCGTCGGCGGCGGGGCCGCGCTGACCGCGGTGATGACGACGAGGGCGGGGCTGCCCGCAGGCGGCTGGTCGCACTCGCTGCTGGCCTGGCCCGCCGTCTGGTCGGTGCCGCTCGGCTTCCTGACGATGGTGCTGGTGTCGCTGGCGACCCGCGACCGTATACCTGCCGGGACGGCCGCCACCCTGGCCAGACTTCACCTGCCCGAGGAATTGATGGCGAAGGCCGACACGGGCCTGAGCGTGAATGGGGAACGATGA